A genomic segment from Fundulus heteroclitus isolate FHET01 chromosome 6, MU-UCD_Fhet_4.1, whole genome shotgun sequence encodes:
- the LOC105932231 gene encoding poly(U)-specific endoribonuclease-C isoform X2, whose amino-acid sequence MDGRGSDRQANRELTEVLNQLWHLDTNRLKPGTDYRISPQGKAGYVAQGSNKARDRAHAPLFAYVNEEKLHNIETFAHFIKLLDNYETSTGVSEMATSEELQENRLFIDAIMETEVMKRAHKYLVKKGQSPADPGQFKRQLYDIWFRLYHRDKTGGEDSCGFEHVFVGETKHGHEIIGLHNWVQFYLQEKHGHVDYKGYKARKNKDSPDEDDHVLNLQFSWKGLVKPIGGSFIGVSPEFEVALFTIIFLMSTEKMTSVVVKVDEYMLELVVYRHGRSIGTAYPKLLSSNNRDL is encoded by the exons tcgACAGGCTAACCGGGAGCTGACTGAGGTGCTAAATCAACTGTGGCATCTGGACACTAACCGTCTAAAGCCGGGGACCGATTACAGAATTTCCCCTCAG GGGAAGGCGGGTTATGTGGCCCAGGGCAGTAACAAAGCCAGGGATCGGGCCCACGCTCCTCTCTTTGCATACGTCAATGAGGAAAAACTACACAACATTGAGACATTTGCTC attttatCAAATTGCTGGACAACTATGAAACATCTACAGGGGTGTCAGAGATGGCCACTTCTGAAGAGCTGCAAGAGAATAGGCTCTTTATTGATGCCATCATGGAGACCGAGGTCATGAAG CGTGCTCACAAGTATCTGGTGAAGAAAGGCCAGTCGCCTGCAGACCCAGGACAGTTCAAGAGACAGCTGTATGACATCTGGTTTCGCCTCTACCACAGAGACAAGACAGGAGG gGAGGATTCTTGTGGCTTTGAACATGTGTTtgttggagaaaccaaacatgGCCATGAGATCATAGGTCTGCACAACTGGGTGCAGTTCTACCTGCAGGAGAAGCACGGCCATGTGGACTACAAAGGCTACAAAGCAAGGAAGAACAAAGACTCT CCTGATGAGGACGACCATGTCCTAAACCTGCAGTTCAGCTGGAAAGGTCTGGTAAAGCCGATCGGAGGCTCCTTCATCGGCGTCAGCCCAGAGTTTGAGGTCGCCCTGTTCACCATCATCTTCCTCATGTCGACTGAGAAGATGACGTCAGTGGTGGTGAAAGTGGATGAGTACATGTTGGAGCTGGTGGTCTATCGGCACGGCCGCTCCATTGGCACGGCCTACCCCAAACTgctcagcagcaacaacagggATTTGTAG
- the LOC105932231 gene encoding poly(U)-specific endoribonuclease-A isoform X1 → MSQERIMSSHVVVGFGNGWTRRGELLRQANRELTEVLNQLWHLDTNRLKPGTDYRISPQGKAGYVAQGSNKARDRAHAPLFAYVNEEKLHNIETFAHFIKLLDNYETSTGVSEMATSEELQENRLFIDAIMETEVMKRAHKYLVKKGQSPADPGQFKRQLYDIWFRLYHRDKTGGEDSCGFEHVFVGETKHGHEIIGLHNWVQFYLQEKHGHVDYKGYKARKNKDSPDEDDHVLNLQFSWKGLVKPIGGSFIGVSPEFEVALFTIIFLMSTEKMTSVVVKVDEYMLELVVYRHGRSIGTAYPKLLSSNNRDL, encoded by the exons tcgACAGGCTAACCGGGAGCTGACTGAGGTGCTAAATCAACTGTGGCATCTGGACACTAACCGTCTAAAGCCGGGGACCGATTACAGAATTTCCCCTCAG GGGAAGGCGGGTTATGTGGCCCAGGGCAGTAACAAAGCCAGGGATCGGGCCCACGCTCCTCTCTTTGCATACGTCAATGAGGAAAAACTACACAACATTGAGACATTTGCTC attttatCAAATTGCTGGACAACTATGAAACATCTACAGGGGTGTCAGAGATGGCCACTTCTGAAGAGCTGCAAGAGAATAGGCTCTTTATTGATGCCATCATGGAGACCGAGGTCATGAAG CGTGCTCACAAGTATCTGGTGAAGAAAGGCCAGTCGCCTGCAGACCCAGGACAGTTCAAGAGACAGCTGTATGACATCTGGTTTCGCCTCTACCACAGAGACAAGACAGGAGG gGAGGATTCTTGTGGCTTTGAACATGTGTTtgttggagaaaccaaacatgGCCATGAGATCATAGGTCTGCACAACTGGGTGCAGTTCTACCTGCAGGAGAAGCACGGCCATGTGGACTACAAAGGCTACAAAGCAAGGAAGAACAAAGACTCT CCTGATGAGGACGACCATGTCCTAAACCTGCAGTTCAGCTGGAAAGGTCTGGTAAAGCCGATCGGAGGCTCCTTCATCGGCGTCAGCCCAGAGTTTGAGGTCGCCCTGTTCACCATCATCTTCCTCATGTCGACTGAGAAGATGACGTCAGTGGTGGTGAAAGTGGATGAGTACATGTTGGAGCTGGTGGTCTATCGGCACGGCCGCTCCATTGGCACGGCCTACCCCAAACTgctcagcagcaacaacagggATTTGTAG
- the LOC105932231 gene encoding poly(U)-specific endoribonuclease-C isoform X3, with amino-acid sequence MATSRQANRELTEVLNQLWHLDTNRLKPGTDYRISPQGKAGYVAQGSNKARDRAHAPLFAYVNEEKLHNIETFAHFIKLLDNYETSTGVSEMATSEELQENRLFIDAIMETEVMKRAHKYLVKKGQSPADPGQFKRQLYDIWFRLYHRDKTGGEDSCGFEHVFVGETKHGHEIIGLHNWVQFYLQEKHGHVDYKGYKARKNKDSPDEDDHVLNLQFSWKGLVKPIGGSFIGVSPEFEVALFTIIFLMSTEKMTSVVVKVDEYMLELVVYRHGRSIGTAYPKLLSSNNRDL; translated from the exons tcgACAGGCTAACCGGGAGCTGACTGAGGTGCTAAATCAACTGTGGCATCTGGACACTAACCGTCTAAAGCCGGGGACCGATTACAGAATTTCCCCTCAG GGGAAGGCGGGTTATGTGGCCCAGGGCAGTAACAAAGCCAGGGATCGGGCCCACGCTCCTCTCTTTGCATACGTCAATGAGGAAAAACTACACAACATTGAGACATTTGCTC attttatCAAATTGCTGGACAACTATGAAACATCTACAGGGGTGTCAGAGATGGCCACTTCTGAAGAGCTGCAAGAGAATAGGCTCTTTATTGATGCCATCATGGAGACCGAGGTCATGAAG CGTGCTCACAAGTATCTGGTGAAGAAAGGCCAGTCGCCTGCAGACCCAGGACAGTTCAAGAGACAGCTGTATGACATCTGGTTTCGCCTCTACCACAGAGACAAGACAGGAGG gGAGGATTCTTGTGGCTTTGAACATGTGTTtgttggagaaaccaaacatgGCCATGAGATCATAGGTCTGCACAACTGGGTGCAGTTCTACCTGCAGGAGAAGCACGGCCATGTGGACTACAAAGGCTACAAAGCAAGGAAGAACAAAGACTCT CCTGATGAGGACGACCATGTCCTAAACCTGCAGTTCAGCTGGAAAGGTCTGGTAAAGCCGATCGGAGGCTCCTTCATCGGCGTCAGCCCAGAGTTTGAGGTCGCCCTGTTCACCATCATCTTCCTCATGTCGACTGAGAAGATGACGTCAGTGGTGGTGAAAGTGGATGAGTACATGTTGGAGCTGGTGGTCTATCGGCACGGCCGCTCCATTGGCACGGCCTACCCCAAACTgctcagcagcaacaacagggATTTGTAG